One Solea senegalensis isolate Sse05_10M linkage group LG13, IFAPA_SoseM_1, whole genome shotgun sequence DNA segment encodes these proteins:
- the LOC122780216 gene encoding UDP-glucuronosyltransferase 2C1-like, translated as MLLYHVCGIFALLSVGLISFTPPCDGGNILVFPVDGSHWINMKILLEELHARGHTMTVIRASASWYIPEKSPLFTSITIELDEALEDFVDLYLQEIMRLQKKKGSTFAFFKITKDFMSMLATAHSMWAEALGKILDDKTMIKSLMDSQYDVLLTDPAMAPGVLLAKYLKLPLVLNVRWITSGEGHFAIAPTPLSYIPVPGSGLTDKMTFMQRIKNLFFYSTVIIQQKFMVGPHYDAICDKYFEGGCDVISLLQEADIWLFRSDYVFEFPRPTMPNIVYIGGFQCKPAQPLPADLEEFVQSAGKHGVIIMTLGTLVNALPKEVTDEIASVFAKLPQKVIWRHKGERPSTLGNNTLIVDWMPQKDLLGHPQTKVFIAHGGTNGVQEAIYYGVPVLGIPLFFDQFDNLLRLQERGAAKIIQLGEVNEHRLEQELKELLFEKCYRENIQRLSRLHRDQPITPMDQAIFWVEFVMRHKGAPHLRTEAYKMPWYSYYNVDVLLVLLTAVAVLLYSVFVLVRCLCCRSRRKPKTKQH; from the exons ATGCTGCTGTACCACGTGTGTGGAATATTTGCACTCCTTAGCGTAGGTTTGATTTCCTTCACACCACCTTGTGATGGGGGGAACATCCTGGTGTTCCCAGTAGATGGCAGCCATTGGATCAATATGAAGATTCTTCTGGAGGAGCTTCATGCCAGGGGACACACCATGACTGTGATCAGGGCGTCCGCCAGCTGGTACATTCCAGAAAAGTCTCCCCTGTTTACATCAATAACAATTGAACTGGATGAAGCTTTAGAAGACTTTGTTGATTTGTACCTACAAGAGATTATGAGG ctgcagaaaaaaaagggttcAACATTTGCATTCTTCAAAATCACCAAGGATTTTATGTCTATGCTAGCTACAGCACATTCAATGTGGGCTGAGGCCCTTGGCAAAATCCTTGATGATAAAACTATGATCAAAAGCTTAATGGATTCTCAGTATGATGTTCTTCTCACTGATCCAGCCATGGCACCAGGAGTGCTCCTTGCAAAATATCTCAAACTGCCTCTAGTGCTCAATGTTCGATGGATCACCAGTGGAGAAGGCCACTTTGCAATCGCCCCCACTCCACTCTCTTATATCCCAGTGCCAGGATCGGGTTTAACCGACAAAATGACTTTCATGCAGAGGatcaaaaacctgtttttctaCAGCACTGTAATTATTCAGCAGAAATTCATGGTAGGGCCCCACTATGATGCCATTTGTGATAAATATTTCGAGGGTGGATGCGACGTCATCTCGCTTCTTCAGGAAGCAGACATCTGGCTGTTCAGGTCAGACTATGTGTTTGAATTTCCTCGGCCCACCATGCCAAACATAGTCTACATTGGAGGGTTTCAGTGCAAACCGGCCCAACCTCTGCCAGCAGATCTGGAGGAGTTTGTTCAGAGCGCTGGGAAACACGGAGTGATCATCATGACTCTGGGAACTTTGGTTAATGCTTTACCCAAAGAGGTGACAGATGAAATTGCCAGCGTGTTCGCCAAGTTGCCTCAGAAG GTGATCTGGAGGCACAAAGGGGAACGACCCTCCACTCTGGGCAACAACACACTGATCGTGGACTGGATGCCGCAGAAGGACCTCCTCGGTCACCCACAGACCAAAGTCTTTATAGCGCATGGGGGAACCAATGGAGTCCAGGAGGCCATTTACTATGGTGTCCCTGTCTTGGGGATTCCCTTGTTCTTTGACCAGTTTGACAACCTTCTGCGTCTGCAGGAGAGAGGAGCTGCAAAGATCATTCAGCTGGGTGAAGTTAATGAACACAGGCTTGAACAAGAACTGAAGGAGTTGCTCTTTGAAAAGTGCTACAGAGAGAACATCCAAAGACTTTCACGTTTGCACCGAGATCAGCCAATAACACCCATGGATCAGGCCATCTTCTGGGTGGAATTTGTCATGCGCCATAAAGGAGCTCCCCACCTGCGTACAGAGGCTTATAAGATGCCCTGGTACTCATACTACAATGTAGATGTACTGCTAGTACTGCTGACTGCAGTGGCTGTATTGCTGTACTCTGTTTTTGTCCTTGTCAGATGTCTGTGCTGCAGAAGTAGAAGGAAACCCAAAACCAAACAACACTGA
- the LOC122779184 gene encoding UDP-glucuronosyltransferase 2C1-like codes for MSVCRQAARQWSPFSLGNMPLYRVCGIFALLSVGLISFTPPCDGGNILVFPVDGSHWINMKILLEELHARGHTMTVIRASTSWYIPEKSPLFTSITIELDEALEDFFELYLQEHMRLQREGGSAFAFFKITKDFMSMLSTAHLMWSEALGKILDDKTMIKSLMDSQYDVLLTDPAMAPGVLLAKYLKLPLVLNVRWITSGEGHFAIAPTPLSYIPVPGSGLTDKMTFMQRIKNLFFYSTVVIQQKFMVGPHYDAICDKYFEGGCDVISLLQEADIWLFRSDYVFEFPRPTMPNIVYIGGFQCKPAQPLPADLEEFVQSAGEHGVIIMTLGTLVNALPKEVTDEIASVFAKLPQKVIWRHKGERPSTLGNNTLIVDWMPQKDLLGHPQTKVFIAHGGTNGVQEAIYYGVPVLGIPLFFDQFDNLLRLQERGAAKIIQLGEVNEHRLEQELKELLFEKCYRENIQRLSRLHRDQPITPMDQAIFWVEFVMRHKGAPHLRTEAYKMPWYSYYNVDVLLVLLTAVAVSLYSVFVLVRCLCCRSRRKPKTKQH; via the exons ATGTCAGTCTGCAGGCAAGCAGCACGACAGTGGTCACCCTTCAGCCTTG GAAATATGCCGCTGTACCGCGTGTGTGGAATATTTGCACTCCTTAGCGTAGGTTTGATTTCCTTCACACCACCTTGTGATGGGGGGAACATCCTGGTGTTCCCAGTAGATGGCAGCCATTGGATCAATATGAAGATTCTTCTGGAGGAGCTTCATGCCAGGGGACACACCATGACTGTGATCAGGGCGTCCACCAGCTGGTACATTCCAGAAAAGTCTCCCCTGTTTACATCAATAACAATTGAACTGGATGAAGCTTTAGAAGACTTTTTTGAATTGTACCTACAGGAGCATATGAGG ctgcagagagaagggGGTTCAGCATTTGCATTCTTCAAAATCACCAAGGATTTTATGTCTATGCTATCTACAGCACATTTAATGTGGTCTGAGGCCCTTGGCAAAATCCTTGATGATAAAACTATGATCAAAAGCTTAATGGATTCTCAGTATGATGTTCTTCTCACTGATCCAGCCATGGCACCAGGAGTGCTCCTTGCAAAGTATCTCAAACTGCCCCTAGTGCTCAACGTTCGATGGATCACCAGTGGAGAAGGCCACTTTGCAATCGCCCCCACTCCACTCTCTTATATCCCAGTGCCAGGATCGGGTTTAACCGACAAAATGACTTTCATGCAGAGGatcaaaaacctgtttttctaCAGCACTGTAGTTATTCAGCAGAAATTCATGGTAGGGCCCCACTATGATGCCATCTGTGATAAATATTTCGAGGGTGGATGCGACGTCATCTCGCTTCTTCAGGAAGCAGACATCTGGCTGTTCAGGTCAGACTATGTGTTTGAATTTCCTCGGCCCACCATGCCAAACATCGTCTACATTGGTGGGTTTCAGTGTAAACCGGCCCAACCTCTGCCAGCAGATCTGGAGGAGTTTGTTCAGAGCGCTGGGGAACACGGAGTGATCATCATGACCCTGGGAACTTTGGTTAATGCTTTACCCAAAGAGGTGACAGATGAAATTGCCAGCGTGTTCGCCAAGTTGCCTCAGAAG GTGATCTGGAGGCACAAAGGGGAACGACCCTCCACTCTGGGCAACAACACACTGATCGTGGACTGGATGCCGCAGAAGGACCTCCTCGGTCACCCACAGACCAAAGTCTTTATAGCGCATGGGGGAACCAATGGAGTCCAGGAGGCCATTTACTATGGTGTCCCTGTCTTGGGGATTCCCTTGTTCTTTGACCAGTTTGACAACCTTCTGCGTCTGCAGGAGAGAGGAGCTGCAAAGATCATTCAGCTGGGTGAAGTTAATGAACACAGGCTTGAACAAGAACTGAAGGAGTTGCTCTTTGAAAAGTGCTACAGAGAGAACATCCAAAGACTTTCACGTTTGCACCGAGATCAGCCAATAACACCCATGGATCAGGCCATCTTCTGGGTGGAATTTGTCATGCGCCATAAAGGAGCTCCCCACCTGCGTACAGAGGCTTATAAGATGCCCTGGTACTCATACTACAATGTAGATGTACTGCTAGTACTGCTGACTGCAGTGGCTGTATCGCTGTACTCTGTTTTTGTCCTTGTCAGATGTCTGTGCTGCAGAAGTAGAAGGAAACCCAAAACCAAACAACACTGA
- the LOC122780215 gene encoding UDP-glucuronosyltransferase 2C1-like yields the protein MPLYRVCGIFALLSVCLISFTPPCDGGNILVFPADGSHWINMKILLEELHARGHTMTVIRASTSWYIPEKSPLFTSITFKLDEVLEDFFELYLQEHMRLQKEKGSTFAFFKITKDFMSMLSTAHSIWAEALGKILDDKTMIKSLMDSQYDVLLTDPAMAPGVVLAKYLKLPLVLNVRWITSGEGHFAIAPTPLSYIPVPGSGLTDKMTFMQRIKNLFFYSTVVIQQKILVAHYDAICDKYFEGGCDVISLLQEADIWLFRSDYVFDFPRPTMPNIVYIGGFQCKPAQPLPADLEEFVQSAGEHGVIIMTLGTIIDALPKEVTNEIASVFAKLPQKVIWRHKGERPSTLGNNTLIVDWMPQKDLLGHPQTKVFIAHGGTNGVQEAIYYGVPVLGIPLFFDQFDNLLRLQERGAAKIIQLGEVNEHRLEQELKELLFEKCYRENIQRLSRLHRDQPITPMDQAIFWVEFVMRHKGAPHLRTEAYKMPWYSYYNVDVLLVLLTAVAVSLYSVFVLARCLCCRSRRKPKTKQH from the exons ATGCCGCTGTACCGCGTGTGTGGAATATTTGCACTCCTTAGCGTATGTTTGATTTCCTTCACACCGCCTTGTGATGGGGGGAACATCCTGGTGTTCCCTGCAGATGGCAGCCATTGGATCAATATGAAGATTCTTCTGGAGGAGCTTCATGCCAGGGGACACACCATGACTGTGATCAGGGCGTCCACCAGCTGGTACATTCCAGAAAAGTCTCCCCTGTttacatcaataacatttaaactgGATGAGGTATTAGAAGACTTTTTTGAATTGTACCTACAGGAGCATATGAGG ctgcagaaAGAAAAGGGTTCAACATTTGCATTCTTCAAAATCACCAAGGATTTTATGTCTATGCTATCTACAGCACATTCAATATGGGCTGAGGCCCTTGGCAAAATCCTTGATGATAAAACTATGATCAAAAGCTTAATGGATTCTCAGTATGATGTTCTTCTCACTGATCCAGCCATGGCACCAGGAGTGGTCCTTGCAAAGTATCTCAAACTGCCCCTAGTGCTCAACGTTCGATGGATCACCAGTGGAGAAGGCCACTTTGCAATCGCCCCCACTCCACTCTCTTATATCCCAGTGCCAGGATCGGGTTTAACCGACAAAATGACTTTCATGCAGAGGatcaaaaacctgtttttctaCAGCACTGTAGTTATTCAGCAGAAAATCTTGGTAGCCCACTATGATGCCATCTGTGATAAATATTTCGAGGGTGGATGCGACGTCATCTCGCTTCTTCAGGAAGCAGACATCTGGCTGTTCAGGTCAGACTATGTGTTTGATTTCCCTCGGCCCACCATGCCAAACATAGTCTACATTGGTGGGTTTCAGTGTAAACCTGCCCAACCTCTGCCAGCAGATCTGGAGGAGTTTGTTCAGAGCGCTGGGGAACACGGAGTGATCATCATGACTCTGGGAACTATTATTGATGCTTTACCCAAAGAGGTGACAAATGAAATTGCCAGCGTGTTCGCCAAGTTGCCTCAGAAG GTGATCTGGAGGCACAAAGGGGAACGACCCTCCACTCTGGGCAACAACACACTGATCGTGGACTGGATGCCGCAGAAGGACCTCCTCGGTCACCCACAGACCAAAGTCTTTATAGCGCATGGGGGAACCAATGGAGTCCAGGAGGCCATTTACTATGGTGTCCCTGTCTTGGGGATTCCCTTGTTCTTTGACCAGTTTGACAACCTTCTGCGTCTGCAGGAGAGAGGAGCTGCAAAGATCATTCAGCTGGGTGAAGTTAATGAACACAGGCTTGAACAAGAACTGAAGGAGTTGCTCTTTGAAAAGTGCTACAGAGAGAACATCCAAAGACTTTCACGTTTGCACCGAGATCAGCCAATAACACCCATGGATCAGGCCATCTTCTGGGTGGAATTTGTCATGCGCCATAAAGGAGCTCCCCACCTGCGTACAGAGGCTTATAAGATGCCCTGGTACTCATACTACAATGTAGATGTACTGCTAGTACTGCTGACTGCAGTGGCTGTATCGCTGTACTCTGTTTTTGTCCTTGCCAGATGTCTGTGCTGCAGAAGTAGAAGGAAACCCAAAACCAAACAACACTGA